A region from the Benincasa hispida cultivar B227 chromosome 12, ASM972705v1, whole genome shotgun sequence genome encodes:
- the LOC120067606 gene encoding uncharacterized protein LOC120067606, whose product MAGQLAQTQAQEEPVPPEPLRQTRPQDIDTQGLSLEAKHLRDFQKYDPRPFNGSLGDPTKAKMWLSYIETIFHFMRCSEEHKLQCAVFMLTSNTKIWWRSAEKMIDIGGELATWEQFKERFYEKYFSANTRYNKQAARTERFIQGLRSRLRGMVHALDHKTYVATLRAAVRIDADSQVEEEYRRVRRLGLAWRIDRYAPLAKGHMADRCLRRKAPEHRARKLILGRPEPLATTGEDSESLPFALSISTPLEEIMLATEKIKACQVDVANHALDVTLIILDIRDFDVILGMDWLAANHASIDCSREEVIFNPLTGASFKFKRVETVVLPKVISALKANRLFDQGAWGFMASVVDTREIEVTLTSKPIVKDFPDVFSEDLPGLSPQREIDFAIELELGTTSILRAPYRMALVELKELKVQLQEFLDKGFICPSVSPWGAPVLFVKKKDGSLRLCIDYRELNKVRIKDSDIPKTAFRSRYRYYKFIVMSFGLTNAPTVFIDLMNRVFQEFLDTFVIVFIDDILIYSKTKAEHEEHLRKVLEALRANKVSFLGHVVSKDGVFVDPAKVEAVTGWARPTTRLVSAPVLTVPDGSDGFVICSDASKKGLGCVFMQQGRVVAYASHQLKKHEQNYPTHDLDLAAVVFALEIWRHYLYGEKIQIFTDHKSLKYFFIQKKLNMRQKKVVGTSKGL is encoded by the exons ATGGCAGGACAGCTTGCCCAAACCCAGGCTCAGGAGGAACCGGTGCCACCCGAACCGTTACGACAGACCCGTCCACAGGACATAGACACACAAGGCCTGTCTCTTGAGGCCAAACATCTGAGGGATTTCCAGAAGTATGATCCTCGCCCCTTTAATGGATCGTTAGGGGACCCCACCAAGGCAAAAATGTGGTTGTCATATATCGAGAcaatatttcattttatgaGGTGCTCGGAAGAGCACAAACTACAATGCGCAGTCTTCATGCTGACTAGTAACACGAAAATCTGGTGGCGTTCGGCAGAAAAGATGATCGATATTGGAGGTGAACTTGCAACCTGGGAACAGTTCAAGGAACGCTTTTATGAGAAGTACTTTTCGGCCAACACCCGATACAATAAACAG GCAGCAAGGACCGAGAGATTTATCCAGGGCCTGAGGAGCAGGCTGCGAGGGATGGTGCATGCCTTGGATCACAAGACTTATGTTGCGACACTGCGAGCCGCTGTAAGGATTGATGCCGACTCTCAGGTGGAAGAGGAATACAGGAG AGTACGCAGGCTAGGATTGGCATGGAGGATAGACCGATATGCACCACTTGCG AAGGGGCATATGGCAGATAGATGCCTGAGGAGGAAGGCGCCTGAGCACAGAGCTCGTAAGCTCATTCTAGGGAGGCCCGAGCCGCTAGCAACAACAGGGGAAG ACTCAGAATCGTTGCCATTTGCATTGTCCATTTCCACTCCATTAGAagagatcatgttagctacagaaaagataaaagcatgtcaaGTAGATGTAGCCAATCATGCATTAGATGTAACCCTGATAATTTTAGATATACGCGATTTTGATGTTATATTAGGCATGGATTGGTTAGCTGCTAACCATGCCAGCATAGATTGCTCCCGTGAGGAGGTCATCTTTAACCCTCTTACAGGAGctagttttaagtttaaaaggGTTGAGACTGTAGTCCTACCCAAAGTGATATCTGCTTTGAAGGCCAATAGGCTATTCGACCAAGGAGCCTGGGGCTTTATGGCCAGTGTGGTGGACACCAGAGAGATTGAAGTCACCTTAACTTCGAAGCCAATAGTGAAGGATTTTCCAGACGTGTTTTCAGAAGATCTTCCCGGACTGTCCCCGCAGCGGGAGATAGATTTTGCCATTGAATTGGAGCTAGGCACAACCTCTATTTTAAGGGCTCCGTATAGGATGGCCCTGGTAGAGTTGAAAGAGCTGAAAGTCCAATTGCAAGAGTTTTTGGACAAGGGTTTCATATGCCCTAGTGTGTCACCATGGGGTGCACctgttttgtttgtgaaaaagaaggatggatcGTTACGTCTGTGCATCGATTACAGAGAGTTAAACAAG GTTAGGATAAAGGacagtgacatacccaagacaGCTTTCCGTTCGAGGTATAGATATTATAAGTTCATAGTGATGTCATTCGGTCTAACGAATGCACCAACAGTGTTTATAGATCTGATGAATAGGGTGTTCCAAGAATTCCTCGACACTTTCgtgattgtttttattgatgatatcttgATTTATTCCAAGACAAAGGCTGAGCATGAGGAGCATTTGCGGAAAGTTCTGGAAGCGTTGAGGGCCAATAAG GTGTCCTTTCTAGGGCATGTGGTATCCAAGGATGGTGTCTTTGTGGATCCTGCAAAGGTGGAGGCAGTTACGGGTTGGGCTCGTCCAACCACG AGGCTGGTTTCAGCCCCAGTTCTTACAGTACCGGACGGATCAGATGGTTTTGTCATTTGCAGTGATGCATCCAAGAAGGGGTTGGGATGCGTATTCATGCAGCAAGGTAGAGTAGTTGCTTATGCTTCACATCAGCTGAAGAAGCACGAACAGAATTATCCTACACATGACTTGGATTTAGCAGCGGTGGTTTTTGCTCTCGAGATCTGGAGACATTACTTGTATGGAGAGAAGATACAGATCTTCACCGACCACAAGAGTTTGAAGTACTTTTTCATTCAGAAGAAGTTAAACATGAGGCAAAAGAAGGTGGTTGGAACTAGTAAAGGATTATGA